The following proteins are co-located in the Streptomyces bottropensis ATCC 25435 genome:
- a CDS encoding FAD/NAD(P)-binding protein gives MIVGAGPRATGLVERIAANAGELYAGTGFDIHLVDPHPPGAGRIWRADQSPLLWMNSQAEDVTMFTDETVRMDGPVREGPTLHEWAGLDGRLFPDRRIQGEYLRWVHENAVADLPEGVAVHHHPRRALRVSGPAEGRQQVWLEGRSRPLPADLVILALGHLDAELDDEQRELAEYARAHGLVHLPPDFTADSDLSLLAPGEPVLVRGFGLAFVDLLVLLTEGRGGRYERHEGDADEELTYHPSGQEPVLYVGSRRGVPYHSKIGYDLDGERPPLPRFFGPAEVDALLARAAGFDFRGDVWPLVEKELGFAHYHRLFTAHPERTAMAWADFEEKYAAADAGERAVLVASAVPDVADRLDLAALDRPLEGVRYGSHEEFQDGLRGYVEADLARRHDDSFSADLGVFFGLLSVYGQLIRLGDVGTWWHGFFSFLASGPPGPRLRQLLALSRAGVLHFVGADMGVAAEGGVFRASSPTVPGGSVEARALVEARLPEPTVARVRDGLLRGLYDEGGVVETAEGLVAVDPADGRVLDRAGRPHPRRFALGPYTNSRTPGAFTRPRTGGPAFRQNDATARAVIAVLRDLECRVAA, from the coding sequence GTGATCGTCGGAGCCGGGCCGCGTGCCACCGGACTGGTCGAGCGGATCGCCGCCAACGCCGGTGAGCTGTACGCGGGCACGGGCTTCGACATCCATCTCGTCGATCCGCACCCGCCGGGGGCCGGGCGCATCTGGCGGGCGGACCAGTCGCCGCTGCTGTGGATGAACTCGCAGGCCGAGGACGTCACCATGTTCACCGACGAGACGGTGCGGATGGACGGGCCCGTACGGGAAGGGCCCACGCTGCACGAGTGGGCGGGGCTCGACGGGCGGCTCTTTCCCGACCGGCGCATACAGGGCGAGTATCTGCGCTGGGTGCACGAGAACGCCGTCGCCGATCTTCCCGAAGGGGTCGCGGTCCACCATCATCCGCGGCGGGCACTCCGGGTGAGCGGACCGGCCGAAGGGCGTCAGCAGGTGTGGCTGGAGGGCCGCTCACGGCCGCTGCCGGCGGATCTCGTCATCCTCGCGCTCGGTCACCTGGACGCCGAACTCGACGACGAGCAGCGGGAACTGGCGGAGTACGCCCGCGCCCACGGGCTCGTCCACCTGCCGCCGGACTTCACCGCCGACAGCGACCTGTCGCTGCTGGCCCCCGGGGAACCGGTGCTCGTGCGGGGCTTCGGGCTCGCCTTCGTCGACCTGCTGGTGCTGTTGACGGAGGGGCGCGGCGGGCGGTACGAGCGCCACGAGGGGGACGCGGACGAGGAGTTGACGTACCACCCGTCCGGGCAAGAGCCCGTGCTGTACGTCGGGTCGCGGCGCGGGGTGCCGTACCACTCGAAGATCGGGTACGACCTGGACGGGGAACGGCCGCCCCTGCCCAGGTTCTTCGGACCGGCCGAGGTCGACGCACTGCTGGCACGGGCGGCCGGGTTCGACTTCCGGGGCGATGTGTGGCCGTTGGTGGAGAAGGAGCTGGGGTTCGCGCACTACCACCGGCTGTTCACGGCGCATCCCGAGCGGACGGCCATGGCCTGGGCGGACTTCGAGGAGAAGTACGCGGCGGCGGACGCGGGTGAACGGGCGGTGCTGGTGGCGTCGGCGGTGCCGGACGTGGCCGACCGGCTGGACCTGGCCGCGCTGGACCGTCCGCTGGAGGGCGTGAGATACGGGTCGCACGAGGAGTTCCAGGACGGGCTGCGCGGTTATGTCGAGGCCGACCTGGCCCGCCGCCACGATGACTCCTTCAGCGCCGACCTCGGGGTCTTCTTCGGGCTGCTGTCCGTCTACGGGCAGTTGATCCGGCTCGGTGACGTCGGGACCTGGTGGCACGGATTCTTCAGCTTCCTCGCCTCCGGGCCGCCGGGTCCCCGGCTGCGGCAGCTGCTCGCCCTGTCGCGGGCCGGCGTCCTGCACTTCGTCGGCGCGGACATGGGTGTGGCCGCCGAGGGCGGGGTGTTCCGGGCGTCCAGTCCCACCGTTCCCGGGGGCTCGGTCGAGGCGAGGGCGCTGGTCGAGGCGCGGTTGCCGGAGCCGACGGTGGCCCGGGTCCGCGACGGGCTGCTGCGCGGGCTGTACGACGAGGGGGGTGTCGTCGAGACGGCGGAGGGGCTGGTCGCCGTCGACCCCGCGGACGGGCGCGTACTGGACCGGGCCGGACGCCCCCACCCCCGGCGCTTCGCGCTCGGGCCCTACACGAACAGCCGTACACCGGGGGCCTTCACCCGTCCGCGTACCGGTGGCCCGGCCTTCCGGCAGAACGACGCGACGGCTCGGGCCGTAATCGCGGTCCTGCGCGACCTGGAGTGCCGCGTGGCCGCGTGA